From the genome of Rathayibacter sp. VKM Ac-2804:
GGGCCCTCCGAGGGGAGGCTAGCTGCGGGCATCGGCGTGCGCCGCTACTGGACGGATCCGCGCTCCTGTGAGAGAAGCGGTGCTCAGCTCCGGCGGCCGAGCATCCCCTCGAACGAGCCGTCGAGCGCCCACGGGTCCGCGGGAGCGCGCGAGGTGCGCGCCGCCTCGGTCGCGAGCTCGCGGCCCGCCCGCTCGATCCGCGAGGGCAGCGCACGGCCGTCCTCGGTCGCTCCGCCCCAGTCCTCGGTCGCGGCGAAGACCGTCGTCGACAGGGGAGCGGCGTGCAGGTAGCTGAAGAGCGGGCGCATCGCGTAGTCGACCGCGAGCGAGTGGCGGGGCGAGCCGCCGGTCGCCGCGAGCAGCACGGGCAGCCCGCGCAGCGCCTCGGTGTCCAGCACGTCGACGAACGACTTGAAGAGCCCGCTGTAGCTGGTGGTGAAGATCGGCGTCACGGCGATCAGGCCGTCGGCGCCGGCCACCGCGTCGAGCGCGGTCTGCAGCGCGGGGCTCGCGAAGCCGGTCAGGAGGTTGTTCGTCACGTCGTGCGCGAGGTCGCGCAGCTCGACGACGCTGCGTTCGACGGTGAAGCCCTGCTCGGTGAGCGAGGCCTCGGCCGCGTCGGCCAGGCGGTCGGCGAGCAGGCGGGTGGAGGACGGCGTGCTGAGGCCGGCCGAGAGGACGGTGATCCTGCGGGTGTCCATGGGCGGGGCCTCCTAGGCGCTGACGGGGACGGGCTGCTCGGCGCGGGCGGCGACGAGCGAGGAGTGGGTGGGCGCGTCCGGCACGTGCGCCGGGCGGCCCTCGGCGAAGCCGGCGCGCAGTGCGGGCAGGATCTCGCCGAGCATGTCCATCTGCTCGAGGACGGTCTTCAGCGGCAGGCCGGCGTGGTCCATCAGGAACAGCTGGCGCTGGTAGTCGCCGACGTACTCGCGGAAGCCGAGGGTGCGGTCGATGATCTCCTGCGGCGAGCCGACGGTGAGCGGGGTCTGCTCGGTGAAGTCCTCGAGGGAGGGGCCGTGGCCGTAGACCGGGGCGTTGTCGAAGTAGGGGCGGAACTGCGAGACCGCGTCCTGCGAGTTCTTGGCCAGGAAGATCTGGCCCCCGAGCCCGACGATCGCCTGGTCGGCGCTGCCGTGGCCGTAGTGCTCGAAGCGCGAGCGGTAGAGCTGCACCATCTTCGCGGTGTGCGAGGCGGGCCAGAAGATGTGGTTCGCGAAGAAGCCGTCGCCGTAGTACGCGGCCTGCTCGGCAATCTGCGGTGAGCGGATCGAGCCGTGCCAGACGAACGGCGCGACGCCGTCGAGCGGGCGCGGGGTCGACTGGAAGCCCTGGAGCGGCGTGCGGAACTGGCCCTCCCAGTCGACGAACTCCTCGGTCCACAGACGGTGCAGCAGGTCGTAGTTCTCGATGGTGAGCTCGATGCCGCGGCGGATGTCCTTGCCGAACCAGGGGTAGACCGGGCCGGTGTTGCCGCGGCCGAGCATCAGGTCGACGCGGCCGCCGGCGAGGTGCTGGAGCATCGCGTAGTCCTCGGCCAGCTTCACCGGGTCGTTCGTGGTGATCAGGGCCATCGCGGTGCTGAGCTGGAGGCGCTCGGTCTTCGCGGCGATGTAGGCGAGAGTCGTCGTGGGGGAGGAGGACCAGAACGGCGGGTTGTGGTGCTCGCCGAGCGCGAACACGTCGAGGCCGATCTCCTCCGCCTTCAGGGCGATCGCGAGGGTGGCCGCGATCTTCTCGGACTCGGTCGGGGTGCGGCCGGTCGTGGGGTCGGTGGTGATGTCGCTGACCGTGAAGATGCCGAACTGCATCGGGCGCTCCTTCTCTCCGTGGCCCCGTCCTGGCGAGACCTGATCCATGCATTTGCATGTACATCCTCATCCAACCACGGAGAAGCCACGTTATTCCCGGACCCGTCGGAGAGAGTCCGCTCGCCCTCCGATCGCCCGAAACATCCCCGCAATCTGCCCCGCACTAGAGTCGTGCCATGGGTGACCTCTTCGACGGATACGGGTCCCAGAAGGTCGAGCGGCCCCGCACGGGCGCCTCACCCTGGGACGAGATGTTCGCCGATGTCGCGGCGACGAGCGGCCCCGCCGGCGTCCGCGACTCCTACCGCGACATCTACTCCTCGCTCGCGCGGATGACGCAGGAGGAGCTGCGCGGTCGCACCGATGCGCTCGCCTCCTCCTACCTCGCGCAGGGCGTGACCTTCGACTTCGCGGGCGAGGAGCGGCCCTTCCCGCTCGACGCCGTCCCGCGCGTGATCGAGAGCGCCGAGTGGAACGAGGTGCAGAGCGGCATCAAGCAGCGCGTCCGCGCGCTCGAGGCCTTCCTCGCCGACGTCTACGGCCCGCAGAACGCGGTGAAGGACGGCGTGATCCCCGCCGCCCTGCTCTCCAGCTCCAGCCACTTCCACCGCCAGGCCGCCGGGATCGAGCCGGCCAACGGCGTGCGGATCCAGGTGTCCGGCATCGACCTGATCCGCGACGAGGTCGGCGACTGGCGGGTGCTCGAGGACAACGTCCGCGTGCCCTCCGGCGTCTCCTACGTCATCTCG
Proteins encoded in this window:
- a CDS encoding FMN reductase, which encodes MDTRRITVLSAGLSTPSSTRLLADRLADAAEASLTEQGFTVERSVVELRDLAHDVTNNLLTGFASPALQTALDAVAGADGLIAVTPIFTTSYSGLFKSFVDVLDTEALRGLPVLLAATGGSPRHSLAVDYAMRPLFSYLHAAPLSTTVFAATEDWGGATEDGRALPSRIERAGRELATEAARTSRAPADPWALDGSFEGMLGRRS
- a CDS encoding LLM class flavin-dependent oxidoreductase — protein: MQFGIFTVSDITTDPTTGRTPTESEKIAATLAIALKAEEIGLDVFALGEHHNPPFWSSSPTTTLAYIAAKTERLQLSTAMALITTNDPVKLAEDYAMLQHLAGGRVDLMLGRGNTGPVYPWFGKDIRRGIELTIENYDLLHRLWTEEFVDWEGQFRTPLQGFQSTPRPLDGVAPFVWHGSIRSPQIAEQAAYYGDGFFANHIFWPASHTAKMVQLYRSRFEHYGHGSADQAIVGLGGQIFLAKNSQDAVSQFRPYFDNAPVYGHGPSLEDFTEQTPLTVGSPQEIIDRTLGFREYVGDYQRQLFLMDHAGLPLKTVLEQMDMLGEILPALRAGFAEGRPAHVPDAPTHSSLVAARAEQPVPVSA